The Biomphalaria glabrata chromosome 1, xgBioGlab47.1, whole genome shotgun sequence sequence TGTGTCTACCATGCTAATATCATTTCCTCTGAGTGTCTATAAATCTTTGCAGAAGTAACATCAAATGGGTTTGAgtataaatataactattaccaaggaaaaaaattctgatCAACAGATTTAACTTGtgctaatttaaaataaaaattggttcaaatacataaaaatcacacaaaaaatgatTAAGTTATAATTTCATATTAGTTCTTAGTACATGTATATAAagtaagaactaaaaaaaatgtgggtTGAAATCTACGTATGTATGCACTAGAACTTTATACCCTGAacatgtagaaaataaaaacaaaaacaactcatAACATAGCCAAAAGATTGTatgtcataaatataaatatatgataaCCTCTTAAAATGTAATCAATTCATCTGAGGTGAAACAACAGTCAACAATCTTTAATTGAAATGATTTTCAGTTTCTGtgtcaaattaaaattatgtgATGCATTCAAAAGTTGCTAACATAAATAATTCTATTCAATATAACTGtaactatatttacaaaaaaatacattttttttcatttaggtttttaaatttaaaattatttttatatcatgacatttttattttgattcatCAGAAATTAGCTAAAATGTGCTACTGATTTCAACTACCAGTGTTTGTATGTAAAATGCCACTAAATATTTTGATTGCACCAAATAGTAACACTTtggaaaacaaacatttgactaAACAATTGaattaacaaataaacattgtaaTATGGCATAAAAAGTTGAGTGTCGAGAGATTTTAAACAAACCTtaacaagattttaaaataaagaaatgcaaTACATGAATGAGAGTCTAGTAGTCAATCTAAGGAAGTCATAGTTTTCAAACacattacataaaactagtaacaATTTGGACAATGTTACCAtctaacaagtttttttttgttttttaaataagatttaataATGACATGAGAAAGGGACCAGCAACATGGAAAGTTGTCTGGAACTCCATGTAGTcaaaaatgctataaaaaaactACCCATATTATCcatatgaacattttaaaattgtgcatAAAATGGCTAGTTTGCCAGGGTCACTAACACTAATGGTACGTTCACTAGATGAAATATAGCCAGCTTTAGAATTGAAGAAGGAAATGGTGGAACATAACAGGAATGTTGAATCATCACAACCAAGTGAGCAAACAATCATTTGGTAGCTAATTAAGTTTTGAGAATCATTGCAAAAAGAAAGTTGGCAGGCGTGTGCTTTGTAAATGACCTGGCATTATAACATCAAATCATTcataaaattaaagaacaaaatatacttattaaatgataataatgctgataaatattttattcaaaagcaaactttcgacaaatattaaacaaattaatgaattaaaattttttatatcacatattgaaataaaaaggtCAAATAGCCTTTGCTAtccaaaaaaaatccaacatagtaatctttttttcttttttagaatgacaaaagcattttataattttattttgaaagtttaTGAGCTCAAAATCACTTAGTTATTGTAATACAACTTACAACTAATAACATgtaatatggctgcctggtcgtgcggtttgcacgctggactgtcgtttggatttatcgatggtcccaggttcaaaccctgcccgctctcatcccccgtcgtcctgcgggagatttggactaagaagtaaactatcttcaactctgaaggaacatccgaaatatgtaaaacattttacaaaacatttttttttacatgaggTGGGTCTATGGTTAATTATGTGTTTATGAGATTTAGTTGGTATCAGATTCAACATGTAAACAAGTTTAAACCCTGACTGTAATGGCAGAATATTATGATATGACCAActaataacaaagaaaaaaaaagattaatttacACAATTTAGTCAGCCTTGAACTTGAGGCTATGCTTTATTCGTCTTGGGAGGTGTCAAATAGTCTTTATCATCTAAATCATCTGGGTCAACCTCATGATCACTTTCCTCAGTACTAAGTCTATCAAAGCCTTTATGAGAATTCCAAGTAAAGCCTTTAAGGTTAAAAACCTTTCCCTTCTTTCCATGTccataacatttaaattttcctaatgaaaaaaaaaaaagaaagaacaaataTTAAATTGTAGAAAACATccaaattttaacaaaaagaattaaaaaaattaaatgcctGTTATGTTGTAAAGGTTTTTAAATGACCTGAATATATTATAAACCGcccaataatttttatttcattttatagtATTGATCATTAAACTAGAGGAAAGGATTAAAAattctgtaatttaaaaatataaaaaatgtttgaaatttcATTCAATCTAgctaaaaactaaaactaaaaaaaaatttataacacCAGACTGATGTGCCCTGACAAGAAGTAGCAACAAGATGACTGGTACCACAAGTAAGATGCCAATTGATGACAGAGGGAGAGACATCACTGCTATATTTGATAGCCTCAGACAACTCTGTGGTATTGGTTTCACTCTGGTCCAATGGATTGCTGACAGTAACTGGCTCTGAGTACTTTCCTCAACTGTGGCATAAAATTGAATAAAGTTAAGGCATTGTAGCTTTTCCTAAGATGTCTACACAAATTACTTTTCACCTTATGAAACTAGGAAATTTCTTGAAAAATCTACACAGCTATTTGTAAACTTCAGTTGAGCCGAGGTAACTTATTTTACTTCTACCATTTTCTTTGCTCTAATAAAGAGTAAGCTAGTAGTTCACAATGACCACTCAATACGATAAATTCAATTATTGAAATGATTTTCTTTCTGTATTACAATCATCGCTTGCACTTCTAATCGGATTCAATTTGCTTTTACATGTCTCTAAGGAAAGTGATAAAATTATAGACAATAAAAGAGTCCAGGACATTTCATTCAGAGAGTAGTACAGATCACAagtacatatttagattaatacTGATGCAAACATTTTAACAGCCAATTATAAACTAATAACAGACTTTACAAATGAACATTCACATCAACATTCATTACCAGGTGAATGTGAAAGCAATCTTCCTTATTTACCTTTGTTATGCTGTGAACTTGACTGTACTGTAACAGGTCTGCTAAACTTCCAAACACTTTCAGGGTCCAATTCCCCTACATAGATGCTATGTGTTACTGTATCTGCTGCTACATAATGTGGGTTTTGCATGTTCTGAAAGATTGTGGAGATTTTAATGTAGTTTCCCACAAGGTCAAtacattcaaaacatttttactttgtaaaagttgaataagaataaataaataaaacataacttTGATAAATTATGTTACAATGAGAGAGATTAGCtatttgtagttaaactaaGCTGAGTTTTGTTGTCACATGAAATAGAACTTTACATCTGGCACATTCCACATTTCCAACAAATCTCCAGTATTTATGTCTGATGTGAAACCCTGGACAGTTGTATCAATGGGGCCATCAAAAGCAGGACCATTCACAGCATACAGTAAacctcctatagaacaaaaaatgagCTGTTTGATAATGCAGCAAACTACTGACCAAAAtctacaataaaatattaattgtgatattgtcacatttttctttgtttacaaaataatgaagTCTCATCTTCTATTAGCTATGTACCAGTAGAAACATAGTTTGAACTTTATAAAATGCTGATAAGGGGAAAAACCAACCAAGCTAAGCACATTTATGTAACCTAATTTATTTagcttaaaatctttattttgcttaattttttttttaagttctggatgttccttcagaactaAACATAACTATGTTctaacccaaacctcctgcaggatgacaggggatggcagtgttcaaactcaaaacaatccTGATGAGTTCGAAGGGCATACCACAAAATGTGGCTATTGAATACAATTCATATGGTATCtggttttatagttttaaattgttatCATGAAACATGACTTGAAAATCATGCACATCAAACTAAGAATCAGATATATATTTAGGAAGTTACCTGCACCAAACTGAACATTCCTTTTCCCAAAGGACATCAAAAAAGTTCCATCTTTGGAAAATTTCAGAACTCTGCTATTACAGTACCTGTTTTACAAAAAGTAGGCTTGTAATAAAACAATcaagatttgattatttttacataattcaaaattcaaaatatattttttaatgcctaATCAGTATCAATGGACTCATTTATTTAAAGCAATATTTGCTGACACAATATATAATTACAATTAATTGCAAAGCCTAGTATTACCCATCAGATACAAAAAACTCTCCAGACATAAGAACAGCTACATCAGTAGGTTTACAAAAAAGATTTGTATCTTCACCATGTTGGAACTTCTGTCCTAGTGTCATTTTTTGTACAGTCTGACCTGGtggtattttaaaaacctaaagagaaacaaaattatattaatttgtaGACCAAAAAAAAGTACAGTAGTGAAGGAAATCAATCttacataactaaaacaaattaattattttgttaaatttttttcatCTGATATCAAGTGCTATAATATTCAGTGTTAgaattcttgtgttttttttaaagcttttatgTTGTCAATAAGATCAATTCAATTTGTTTAACACATGTTGAGaagaacaacaaagaaatgttttacctGATGCATTGCTACATCTGTTAACCAAATATTTCCTGGATGGTCCGCTGTAATACCATGAGGCATAAAATACCTGAAAATAATACAAGTTGGGTTGCAGTCATCATTCAGGTTATTGAAACAAagtttacaatatttaaaaaatatatgatcCTAGAACTTGATCCTAAAATGTGATTTCTAGAGCTTCCTAAGCCTCTAATCTTTATGTATTGAAATTTTTCTAATGTGAAagacattgtttgtttttatttaatctgacaaaatgaaacaaaaaaaaagggaaaactaGACATGTTAAAGTctcaattataaaattataatggcAGGATAAATTGTTGATAGGATGgctgttaaaaatgtatttgctaTTGTAAATTGCTAGATTGCAAGCATATAtagccccccacccccaaaaaaaagCATGCTTCTGGAAAAAGGATCTCCCCTAAGACTGCATAACATTCTAATCTCTAGCTTGTTATCTTAAAAGAAACTGTTCTTTAAATCATAAGCAGATAAAAATACTTTACCAGCACTGCCTCATCAGCAATTTAAAGCCCTCTGGGCAAGTGCCTGGAACAGGAAGGTGAAGGATATTGCTTCCCACTCCCCAGATGATAGCAGAAGAATCCACATCTTTGTAGGGTACTTCTTCTGTCAACAGTTCCCATAAGACAACACCATAAGACCTGTAATTTAAAGAGTAATATGACACTTAAGTAAATTCTTACAAGattctttgaaaaaaacttaTGACAAGTTTCTTGATATGAGACAGTGACTAGGGTTAATGGCTTAAAACCATTTCTTTATCACTGCACTTAGTTAAAATAGGTgagtctttgttgttgtttttttaaattatagagcAATTATATTTATGAGCGTTGTCagatcaaaaacaaaacacaatctaataaaatacacagaaagtcacatttccccatatgaatttttaaaaagtgctcttcttccctagtgccattacagCAAAGAACGAGTTGCCTAATCAAcaaggaaaaccaataacttagCAAAGTAAGTCTTTAATGAACATGTAAAGCTTAACATATGGATATTTGTAAGATGTAAATAttcaaaaaaacttttctagTAAGATCAAAAGCAAAATATGTTTGATGCTAGTGTAAATTGATTAGAATTTTAGTTGGATTCTAGTGTAAGTTGGTGAAActattctgtttttgtattgatAATTGTTCATAAAAAGATGATCTATAAATTAGACATGGATTTGATGTACAAATATCCAATAATCTTTTAactaatatgaatttaaaaatcagtaaatataaaattcttTAGTTACTATATAGTAAACCTTGTTTGCATAAAAGTATAACATATGAAAAGGATTTCAGATATTCTAGGAAGCAAGTCTTCCATTACTGGAAGGGAAAAACATTCTCTTTTAAGTGCCTTGCTGAGAGGACAAGGATCTAAACAGATACGGAGTTTCCCAGATTTTTTAGTTGCAATCACATTCAACTGACCCAGTCAGTAAGTTTATTGTCGCTGCCTGGTTTTGGCTGTAGGCGTGATGACGCGAATGTTGTGTATGTTGcaggtacctcttctggtacggctATAATGCTCTTCTTAACGATGTACTTTATTaaacgcactagatttgcaagtgcgcaacaACACTAGTATACTGAAGTCTCCaacgacaacatttagaattgctgataaacacactggtagcagacatgaagtttattacatataagataaattacaaaagatattggcgacttcagccgtcataaaatataaaccaataaatactggctgctcatgccatgtagaataagtaatcacatcaatgaaatgttcacaatataagtccgaagaaatctctcaagttaacattagatcaaattcattaaggtaCACATTACAAACAGAGTAAATCGTAtatccactctctgctggagttcttcactaactaactaacattgacccttatttcagagtcctttaacttattcacataacctcgtgcttgcccgcacggaatattacaataggtgactgagtgtcacttcatgtcacagaggttctaaaactggactgtgacatacGCCCTACACtccaaaaagatttttgaccaaaaatctttgacaaGTATATTTTACATCAATAtcactgtacaaatatatatatgagcTTAGTACCTTATTCCATGAAGTGCTGTAAGTTCACTTCAATTGCTCAtatcatcttatataatcttaGTAATTATGTATAACATCATATAAATTACTGAGTCCAAAATGTATAATCATTTATATACTTAATTCACTGAAAGCAAAATCACTGAAATGTCACACTAATTGTAATGAAAAGTACCTCCATCAAGTGTTAACAGCTTTATGCATACAtttgtactgaaaaaaaaatttgtacatgCAATCACATGCTAATCAatataaaaaggaaaaatataTAAGTTATTTCACATCCAATGTCATACTATAATTGTAGATGCACAACATTATCAATGTGTATCCTTTGACAcactgagtaaatttactcaaaatgattactgaaaaaaaattaatgtttatttacaaCTGTAATGTGCTGTGTCAAAATATTATTCTAAGTTTTGCCAtcatcaaaaaagaaaaaaaattcagagacatgtcaatccagttcaaggttgaccttgcataagactactataaatagtctgagtgtagtattgaagtacaatagtaaacaaatttccatgtttataaacattcattgtagtattcaggtgtgtaaaaaattttaaacaatatttacatctgtgagttgttttgaaaaaaaaaattcaggtcaacagttcaagtagttcactgttgtttacatctcattgtttacattgctgTGCATGATCagtaataaaatacaatatatacacacaaaataaacacatctggtatttgtcatattacaagttgacaataaaatacaatgagcaaatagatgatctgttattgatcataagcataaatgtcatcatgacccaaaagaaaaagtgtaacaataaagtgtcatgacctatttgaaaaatgtgtagaatgttAATTTGACTTAGTTGACTACTGCTACTTGTTTCTAAGTGATTTGTACTGCTTATTTACTCTATCAGAATGTCCTGGCTGATGtgtttaatgttattattttcacTTGCTTCATTTTCATGTATTATGTATCTGGATAGAAAGTCAGctattacattttcatttcctGGAATGCTTTGTAAATCAAATTTGTAATCTGAGAGAATGAGTGTCCATCTGTTTATCCTGTCATTTTTTagctcttttctttttagtgccAGTAATGGTTTATGATCACACTTAATGCTAAAAAATCTTCCTAACAAGTAATTCTTGAGTTTTACAACTGACCATACAATGGCTAATAATTCTTTCTCAATCACTGagtattttctttctgtttcagaCAGTGTTCTACTGATGTGTACTATTGGCTTAAAAAATGACTCCCTTTGCTGTAGTAAGCATGCCCCAATACCAGTGTTGGAGGCATCAGTGTATAGTGATAGTGTTGATGTTGGGTCAATACTGGCTAATTCTAGTTTCtcattaaatttatcttttaagtTGCTTAATGCTAGTCTACTTTTTTCATCcatacaaattgtgtttccATGCTTCTTTTTAGTAAATTCAACAAGGGGTTCAATTATCTGTGCATAATTTGGAATGAactttctataaaagttgcaaAGTCCTAATAATGATCTCATGTCTTTCTTAGTCCTaggttcttttatgtttttaatctttgttaggTTTGTTTCAGTGGGTGTAATTTTGTCATTGGTAATGCAATATCCTAAGAATTGGATTTCAGACTTGGCTAGGTTTAATTTCTTGGGGGCTAATGTCATGTTGTGTGTTCTTAGTCTTGAAAATATTTGCTCTAGTACATGAATGTGTTCCTGTTGTGAGTTGGTGAAAACACAAATGTCATCTACATTAGACAATACATTATTTATGCCttctaataattttgacatgcaTTTCTGAAATGTGGCTGTACTATTTATTAAGCCGAATGGCATGACATTCCAGACGTAGATACCTTCCAGGCCTGGCATAGTGCATTTGAATGCAGTATATTCCTTAGAGTCAGAGTCCATTTTAATCTGCCAAAAACCTCTGTTTAAGTCCATTGTTGTGAATAGGGATGATTTACTTAAAGTTGTAATTATACTGTCAGTGTCTGGTAGGGGTTCTGGGTCTATGATTGTGCATTTGTTTATTTCTCTAAAGTCACAGCAGATTCTTACTccactgtctttcttttttacaatgacCATGGGTGATGcatatttacatgtttctgatctcTCTATCTTCCCATCTTTGATCAAGTTGGTCATTTCTGTTCTAACTAAGTCCACGTATGCTTTAGGAATACTATAGGCTTTTGTCTTAGTTGGTAGTGCTTTGTTGAGTTTTATTGTGTGTTCTATCAGATTGGTACATCCTAGCTTTTGTGTAATTACATCACTATATTTAACTGTCAAATTCTGTAACATATCATTTTCAATATTTGGACTACTGTTGTGTGTGGTGTTTATGGTGCTTGCTATATGTTCTTGTATGTTGTGTTTGGTTTCTACATCAAGTTCAATTATATCTGTGTCAGTTATTTGTCTCTTATCCAATTTTACAAGTTTATCAATATTGAGTTTGCATTCTCTACCATCTTTATCAATGATGTACACTTTGTTATTAATTCTCTctataactttaaatggtcccTCATTCTTATCTTTACAGTGTTTATTTTCTATCTTAACAAAAACTTGGTCACCTACATTTAGTGttcttagttttctatttctgttttttattttcctatgcCTTTCTAGATTTTTGTCCATGTTTATCTCTGCTAGTTTTATTCCTTGTCTAAGCTGTTGTTTGGTCTGAATTATCCAAGGATGGTACTGTTCTATGTTCTCTAAGTCTAACATGTTGTCGGCCCATAACTCTAACGGTCCTTTAGGTTTTCTGTTAAATACAAGCTCATAGGGGCTGAATTTGGTGGTTTCATGGATGCTAGTGTTGTAGGCAAATATAGCATAGCTAAGAGTCTGGTCCCAGGTACTCATTGAGTCTCTTTCTAGCTTATATATCATCTGTTTTACAGTTCTGTTCCATTTCTCTATGACTCCATTTCCCTGTGGTGAGTAGATAGTGCTATGGACTAGGCGGATGTTAGTCATTTCTGCAAATGCCTGGTTAAGGTGGGACTTAAAGTTTGATGCATTGTCTGACAGTAACTTATTAGGGAATCcaaatttaagaaaaagtgtttttaaacaattacatatGTCAATAGCCTTTATATCTTTTAGAGGAAATGCCTCTGCCCATCTAGTGGACATGTCAATGATacccaaaatatatttattccctTTACTGCTGGTAGTTAGGGGTCCCATTATGTCCATGGCAATTTTGTGAGATTTATCTGATTTTTCTAATGGGGCTCTATtcactgttttttgtttggcacaTTCTGTGCAACTGTTTACATAGTTCTTAATATCCTTTCCCATCTTTGGCCAGAAGAATTTGTTGGCTATCTTagcatatactttttttttcctaagtgtCCTGCTGTGGGGTCATCATGtgccatatttaatattttagctcTTAAAGTTTTAGGGATCAGGATTTGAAGTCTAGTACAGTTTTCTTTCCTGTTATATCTAATGGCTAAGTTGTTAATTTCTATATGGtggttatttaaatttatcttatTATAATCTTTGCTTAAGAGGTCTTGTATTGtggtttcatttttctgaataGCTATTAGTTCCTCCCTAGTTATGCCTATTTCATTAAGTAATACAGTGGGGCATTCTATTTCTggtgttatttttttgtgtgatctGGTTTCAACTAATAAAGCCTCATGCTTGAATAGGGAATACTTTTGTCTATCTTCCGCCCATTGCATAACTTCTTCTAGTGTTGGATCTTTTACACCTTCTACATTGCCTATtattagatcttgtgctggggtGTCCATGACTATGGCTTCTAGTTCTCCTGTAATCCAGGGTGATTCTATTAGGACTTTAGCGGTCTTGCAAATATCAAATTTTTGTATGTTTGCATAGGTCACTTTTACTGTATCTTCTAGATACTGTCCTGGTTCAACTAAGGAGGCTTTAACTATTATTGCCGTGGCTCCACTGTCACGAATTGCTCCCACTTCTTTAGAGTTGACATAGGATGggaagacttttattttggacTTATTTGATTGCATATAGGCTACATTTTCCTCTCTATGGGTGTTGGTGTTATTGCCAttgttgtttctattgtttctGTTTCCGCTATTGTAGTTGTTTGGGTGGTTGTTTGTGTGGTAGTTAAATTGGTCCCTTCTAGATTGCCTGTTGTTTCTGTTATAGCTATTGTGTTGGTAACTGTTTGCAAAATTGTGTAGTCTATATGgtctattattgtaattattgttgtgCTTGTAGCTGTTTGGGTTGTAGAAATTAGTGTAGCTTCTGTATCTGTAATTGTTACTGTAGTTTCTAGGAGCTTTGCATTGGTTTTTCACATGGCCttttctcccacaattaaaACAAGTCTTGGTGTTAGACCATTTGAATTtatcattgttgttgttgttgaatgttgttgctgtggctacaagttggtgtaggtctcttttgtcaatcgtgtgtccagggtgactgtctttaaataaatttagattcgttatcagttcagtctctgtcttgatctttttttctttaaggaaaGTAAATACTAAGTCTGTCACGTTGTTGAGGACATTGTCAATAAGTAGCATGTCTAGGATTTGTGTCGGGTCCTTGATGTCACATTTTGCTAGCTCTAACCATTTTATCATATTAGTCCTCATGTCGAATATTATTCTGTTGAAGTCCccatcttttttcaatttagtgtcccTGAACAACTTACGATAGAAGTCTGAATTTTTCCCAAAGTgctctagtaatctagtctttactgccgcatagtctttcttttggtctacagTTAAAGTGGAAATGATGTTGAGGGGTTCTCCCGACAAATTTGCTAGTAGGTGTTTGGCCATGTCCTCATTGTTAAGATTATAAGTTGAGGCAATATGCTCAAATTGGACCAAGTAGTTTTCAAGTGTTTCATCTTTTGAATTGTATTTATGGAATTTACAGATGAATGGCTTTGTTGTAGATTGTTGGGTTATAATGTTGGGATTTGTTTTGGCAGCTTCTAGTTTAGCTAACTCTACTTTGTCCTGGCTTTCTCTTTGTTTAGTTTCtagttcttttaatgttttctgatgagctctttcagcagctctttcttccctatcttTATCCTTTTCAGCCCTatcactaatttgtttcttttcttccctttcctccctttctttcctttcagccttttctaattcttttttgatAAATTCCTTTTTCTCATCCCCTTCTAGTTCCATGATTTTCACTAGCTCTAATATTTTGTCATAGGAAgacatgtttaatgctttgtgtAGTTAATTAAGTGAGAAAAGAATGTACTGTGTTATCCTTATCAATACAGTGTGTGTCAATTATTTTACATGTGTGtattatacaataataaaaaattcaatcaatgGTTATAATGTAATGACAGAATGTAATGAGAATTGTCAAACAAATGTAtcgatctagatcaaaatttacttattagttactcaattataaactattcaaatTCAATAGTCATAAATATCAACATATGTTATACATGTGTGCTGTTGTGCcaaagtaaaatagtaaaaaaaaatttaaattagtaaaagaaagaaaaatatatgtacagtataagtaaaaagacaaacacagaaacaatatagggaacaacacagtctgcttttaaagaaattaataaaaagtagaaatgtgacaagagaaatacagatatatggatacaggacttttaaacaaacaacaatatagatacagattaagtacactgacaaaaatacaaacaagactcaacagctaaataaatattttcccacTATATTCTATGACCTCCGTACCAACAAGGAGAGCCTCAAACGCATTGGGCCTTATAGAGGTTAAAGAACAAATAGGATAGACCCTAATAGATCCTATTATTATGATAGATCATAAAATAGTCCCTCTCCAGCCACCCTTAAAAGAACACTTAgacaaatgaaatcaaaatatggcTCCAAGAATGCCAAGAGTTATCAATTACTAACTCTACTAACAATCAAGTTTAATTACTGCTATATCAAAGCAAAATCCATGTACTTTATAATCATATgcatgtatttaatttgttaataatgACTTACGGACTCTTTTCTTGTTGACTAGTGTAGTTTAATCCTCATCTCTCTTGTAGCTTGTCAAATGCAAATACAGCTTGGGTGGTTCGCTAATAATCCATGTATaagtaatccaatttaagaataataatccatgtataagtaatccaatttaagaatacACGTCACTATGAGCATTAAAGTGGTAGTAGAAAAATAATCCAGTTCaatgccataagatggctcGCATGCTCAAATTTACAGTTAATACAAGTTCTGTCAAGTACTCCAAGATAATAATCCACAAAATAATCCACAGTGGTTAGGAAGCTCACATATAGGTAATCCAAGATAATCACATACTAGGGGCTTCTGTTAGTTCAAATTAATATAATCCAGTTCTTGTAAAGATAGAACTTGTAAAGGTACTTGTATATCAGGCTATATATATAACTCCTCAGTAGCCCATTAATAACATAAAGTTAGGATATCCATcagtatgctgaaaaaaaaatattgaccatAAGTAGGAGAATGTCTCAGCTGAGAGCTATTTCTCTACAAGACCTGAATGGTACGACCATGTCAAGGTGCGAGTGTGCCAATGATGAATAGTGGCGAGCACTAGTGATGAAGCGGTGTATCTGTCATAAAAC is a genomic window containing:
- the LOC129927298 gene encoding peptidyl-glycine alpha-amidating monooxygenase B-like isoform X2 — encoded protein: MRQCWYFMPHGITADHPGNIWLTDVAMHQVFKIPPGQTVQKMTLGQKFQHGEDTNLFCKPTDVAVLMSGEFFVSDGYCNSRVLKFSKDGTFLMSFGKRNVQFGAGGLLYAVNGPAFDGPIDTTVQGFTSDINTGDLLEMWNVPDNMQNPHYVAADTVTHSIYVGELDPESVWKFSRPVTVQSSSQHNKGKFKCYGHGKKGKVFNLKGFTWNSHKGFDRLSTEESDHEVDPDDLDDKDYLTPPKTNKA
- the LOC129927298 gene encoding peptidyl-glycine alpha-amidating monooxygenase B-like isoform X1 → MRQCWYFMPHGITADHPGNIWLTDVAMHQVFKIPPGQTVQKMTLGQKFQHGEDTNLFCKPTDVAVLMSGEFFVSDGYCNSRVLKFSKDGTFLMSFGKRNVQFGAGGLLYAVNGPAFDGPIDTTVQGFTSDINTGDLLEMWNVPDNMQNPHYVAADTVTHSIYVGELDPESVWKFSRPVTVQSSSQHNKVEESTQSQLLSAIHWTRVKPIPQSCLRLSNIAVMSLPLSSIGILLVENLNVMDMERRERFLTLKALLGILIKALIDLVLRKVIMRLTQMI